The following is a genomic window from Amaranthus tricolor cultivar Red isolate AtriRed21 chromosome 10, ASM2621246v1, whole genome shotgun sequence.
CTAATGTCATCAAAAGTCTGTTCAGCTTTCAAGATTCAAAGTCAAACATACCTACCTAGTACTTACTCTGTTTCCCATTGATGTTTACACGTTCTGATTTTGTCAGTCTACAATTACACTGGCTTCATTTCATTTATCATACCCACTTACTCTACTAGTTCCACTTTGTCAATTTATTCACATTGGACCTACAAAATGTACTGGGTATATGTTGTTGGGTCCAACAACGGTGATTAAATTGCATTAGTATAATATTGTGCACTTTGGGTCGAGCCCGCACGGATTTATTTTTGAAGACTTTTCCTAAAATATCATACTAATTTGAAGTTGGATCACTTATATGTTTGTCAACACTTTCTTAATTTTCCGATGTAGGACTCGGATGTACGCTCAATAATCGCTCCCTTAGACCAAGGACCACATTACTTGTGTGCTCTCCTTCAACAATATAATCTTGTCTACTTGCACCACCGCTTCACCACGGAACATGCTTCCTTGACCACCAAGTTTAGAAGACTCTTGATACAAGTCACTAAAACTAGATTCTTCAATCTCGCGGTCACACTGAGAATCTGCCCACACATCTGCTCTAGCAATCCAACAAGCTACTCACGGTGTTGCtccattatatatgtatattcatGTCGTACCTTTGACTCGAATACCAAATAAATGTTCAATAGGAGATCGAAAACTTCTAgaaggggtgaatagagagcTTGCccgtttttttaaatttttttgaaaatcgtttCAAAGGTTTGAAACCTGTTTAGAAGGAATTCAGCTTGGGGCAGATTGTATGCATAGTTAAAGTGTGCAATAAAAATTGGACAAAATACATGAAATTGTTACGAGGTTCAGCAACAAATAGCCTAGTCCCCGCATAAGGTTCTAATTACCGGATTCAAACCTCTTTCATTAACTCTTGACATTCTAGTTCCACAACAGAAGCAATTCCAGGAGACCAAGGTACCATGTCTATGGAACGTAACTTGTAAGTTACAGTGTCTTTTACGTTAGGGAAAATAAATTCCATTCTTGATCTAACATAGTAGGATCAAGCCAATCCAATCCAAAATAGACAGCTAtaaacactaaaagaaatacaAAGTCCTAGCTAGGAGAACTAGTTAAGGAAGCAAACTagataagttttattttatcatcATATTTCAGTACTTCAGCTAGCAACACTGATATTTTACGTGAACTTCATTGAACATGAATCCTGGCATAATAGACCACAATGTCAATCTCTAAAGATTGACAAAAGTCCTCTTAATTCTCTATCCACACTTCCTAAACTAACGTCACTTGAGCCGTAGAACGTATACTACGTCTGCTACAACACTTCTTTAAATGGTTGTTCACAAATTGATCGAGCCAAGCTTAACATGAAATTCAGAATGCCATTAGATTTGATATGATTCCAAATTTATTGAGTTCAACCATTTTTCCCCAAAAATAGCTGTCCACAAGAAGTTTCTGCAAAAGTAGTGATCTACTCCATTGCTCTATGGAGGTAcaagaaaaaatttcaaaaagtgTGTATACCAAAGATAACAAGAGTGTTGTCCACTTACTTCCTGCAGAGGAGAAGATCTTAAATCTCAATGACCATGCTTGTAAATTTAACATTCTACGAATAAATTTGACAAGCACTGTACTAAACAGTAATACAGATGTACTTGgagcatagtgcaaaatatcaTCACATCACCGTATTGCAAAACAATATGAAATTACCGTGACCTAGTTACAGGCAAAGACAACCACAGAACCGTTCGtggaataatataatatgaacaCATATTTTAAGGGATATGGttatgtttattcttcatagcATGTCTTTCTATTTAAATAAACACAACCTTGTCATTTCAACCATGATAGAAAATTAGGTATTTAAAATAGAAGGCGCAAAAATAATAGAATAACAATTGCTATAAGGATATTGAGCTACCAACCAAGTGAAACATGCTCTAGTACGAAGACTTTAAAAACTAGCAAAGTTATGTAAAGCGTGTTGCATAACTTCAAAAGAGAACATATCCTATATTCATTAATACTAAGGCATCCACAAAGATTAGGTAAATACTATGGTCTATGAGGGAAAGGTTATATCTTGATGAAGCAATTGCATACACAAAAAAAGGATATAGGGAGAGCAGGTGCCTCTTAGTAAGTACCACCAAGGAGGCAAGGACTTGAAGCTTATGGTGGGATGAATTAGCTTAAGTGAACTCAAGCGAATGGAGCTAAGCTGAAGTGGAGTTGAATAGAATTGAATGAATAGTGAAATTTGAGGGTAAAAATGAGAGATGAACCAAGTTAAATAGAATCGAACTAAATAGAATTGAGCTAAATTGAAATGTGAGAGCAAAGAGCagagaacaatgatcaataatccaCTTAAGGAACTCTAAGCAAAAAGCACATTAGCTAACAAAACATATTATAGTAGAGAGCAATAATCCACCTAAGAAACCCTAAACTCTTCAAACCTGGTTCCATATATACCTCAAGTGTCATAAGTGTACTCATTTATCCCAGCATATCACCAAAAATGTCACAATGGTATTTTCACCAATATTGAATCATTTAAATACTGACGTGTATATATAAGGTGCCCATTCTAGATGGATTTTCATTATATTCTGAATTCGGCACATAAATAAGATACGACGATGTTTTCACTGTTTGTCACCAACCTAGCTTCCTTCACTCAGATATTGGGCCTCGGATCAACAATAAATACAACAGAGCTCACTACGCTATATAGTTGGGATTAAGCGTCTACATTGTTGTTGTGGTTTTGGAGTTAATAGATTATAGTAATTTAGCTCATAAAATCATGTGTACTTCTTATGTATGTGAAATTACATATGACATTCACTACCATGAAAgttcaaatcaaaaataatttttatgttttaaaggTTGCTTAAGTGAAACACCCAAACTCTTCTTATTGAATGATATTagagtaatggaatgttgtagtGGAATATTGTATCAATGACACacaatttattataaattatttcacGACATATATTTCACTCAAAAGTACCACACTTGCAATTACTTATTACATGTGTATCATTCTGTGACTCAATACCTTAATAAGAGTTGTAATGCATACTTTCCAAAGCGACATGCTATCTTGTAATTTAATAGTGTCTAATCCTTTTCATACTTGTaattacaacaacaaaaaaaaacccaatgaCTACGAATTCAGCAGCAGCATCTTCTTAATAATCTACCTATAAGCTTATGGAGTTTTCTCCTTTctacaaaatatttaattactGTCATCAGTATGTTAAACTACCTCACACTAAACAATACTCCTTTGCCCAAGCCAAATAGCCCCATTTGCGGCACATAGACCAAGAAATTGGGTATAGTGGGTTAAATGGTGGGGTATTTAGGAAGAGCAGAGAATAGGGAGTAAAAATGGTGAGTCATATTCAAATATTAAATGTCGCAAATTCATTGAAATGTACTAAAATGGAAAATATAGCGAATACCCAGACCTAAATTTTAAGtaaaaaataacccaaataagATTGCTATTAcacaaaacaccaaaaaaatTAGGGAAAAAAGAGTGCAAACCTCATTCGCATAGCATGTGCATCAGCTTCAGCAGCAGCAGCGATAGAAGCCATAGCCTAACAATCAAAATAAACATCAAGAAAAATTTTCaggaattttcaaaattgaataGATTGAATTCATAAAAGTTGAACCGTACTGTTTGAACACGAGAAGAATCAAGCTGGCGATCTTCGACGCGGTCAGTGAGCTTATCGAAAGCTTTACTCTGCTGTTGCATATCTTTGGAATCCTCCATTCTATCGACACCATCATCTCCTGCTTCCATTGTTCCAAATTCTCTGAAAACTTGATTTCCTGTAGACTGTAGTAGAGTATAGCTAATTCGAGCTGCCGTTTTTATTAGCGTTTTACAAGTTCAAACATCTTTGTTCTTCGAACCCTACCTAGTTTTTTAcgaaaaattgaaagaaaataagacatttgaacaacttatttttcaaaataagcttcgtaaaaacttatttcccaaaataagcatccGTACATCAAGATCAAAGCTttggataagtcgctgttagtaagccgttgttaattagaaaaatagccgttaggaacttgaaaatagccgctgtaatgatgttctataaatagctccttcatttcccatacttcattatatcaattctacatcattcttcttctcttaatttctaaaggtaacattatgtattatgttagttttacttttaatttttaaatgttaatataatttttgaaaattcatttacgttactatattatatgtattatgtagatgtcaaaggagcattgtattgaagagctttgtgattgtggttataaagttgagattaatacagattggagcgactttgatccagggcgtgaatttgttgcttgccctttctacttggttgacggattaggatgcacatactttagatggattgctccggagggtacgAAATGGCAGAGAGagttaataatacggcttgaaaaggaaaaaaaagagctcaaagatgaggtatttaatttaaagagacaaatggatgatatgaCGCATAGAAAGAAGAGattgaaaggattatgagaaagtttaagaagccttcttagttagtgacggtagtttaacttaacgaatgaagtatgtaatttgatatgaatTTGTTGAACATGATTGCAATTGTGTTGAATGTCCGATAGCAAcatccctatttgaatatgattggttgtttgtttttgattaaattcatactacattcttggcggaatgattcatcgccgaaaagtctgagtacttaacatcaaGGCAACGATAATAAACGTTTGCTAAtacgattaaaatatatacatgtacacatatattacaaagtatacacaaaagtcaatatgttacaaattctgaatatgtacaagtgttgaatatatacaaaatgtcactaatcttcaaaatatacaaaaactattgtaatgctaatcctcctcctgtaccctgtctaattgtgacggtttacgacgcctcctacgatagtaagatgcagtcgcatgacgctcgggtaggggaggggattgatagtgtgatgatgtggcaccctgtgaggacctgACACCGTAGTtcgggcacgttaagtcaacctcctcaagatgaacgtctgcatgatgaggagatgaacCGCACTCGTACGTAGTGGTGTCGGGCGCAGTCAATTCCGGAATGAATTGTTGAAACTGCGTCCctcggagtatgccttgggcaatctcccgtacgggctcctcttggggaggagctgatgactgatgcaatgccctatgcctgcagtaagacttaagtattaatgaaatgtttaaagtgtaagttgtat
Proteins encoded in this region:
- the LOC130825219 gene encoding uncharacterized protein LOC130825219; translation: MEAGDDGVDRMEDSKDMQQQSKAFDKLTDRVEDRQLDSSRVQTAMASIAAAAEADAHAMRMREKELAAVKINAADIDIIANELELDKKVAERTLREHKGDAVAAIRSLIH